The Chryseobacterium sp. 52 genome includes a region encoding these proteins:
- a CDS encoding glyoxalase superfamily protein codes for MKAEKIIPVLRIFDYQKTIEFYINWLGFEIAWEHHFEENTPVYMEVKKENIILHLSEHHGDGTPGSRVMIWGDGIPAYHKELIDKKYKYNRPGLEKTFYGAVSFTVDDPFGNKIIFNEEFNEEKHKDLKFYSIH; via the coding sequence ATGAAAGCAGAAAAGATCATTCCTGTTCTCAGGATTTTTGACTATCAGAAAACCATTGAATTTTATATAAACTGGCTGGGATTCGAAATCGCCTGGGAGCATCATTTTGAAGAAAATACGCCTGTTTATATGGAGGTGAAAAAAGAAAATATTATTCTCCATTTAAGCGAGCATCACGGTGACGGAACTCCCGGGAGCAGAGTGATGATCTGGGGAGACGGTATTCCTGCGTACCATAAAGAACTCATAGACAAAAAATACAAATATAACCGCCCCGGGCTCGAGAAAACCTTTTATGGAGCAGTATCTTTTACGGTAGATGATCCTTTCGGAAATAAAATCATATTCAACGAAGAATTTAATGAAGAGAAACATAAAGATTTGAAGTTCTATTCAATCCACTGA